Below is a window of Dromiciops gliroides isolate mDroGli1 chromosome 5, mDroGli1.pri, whole genome shotgun sequence DNA.
CCAGAACCAAGGAACCACAAACCTGAATGAGAACTAACATACTCCACAGACTGACAATGTGGAGACATACAACATAGTTGCATCTTAAAATCTATGACAAAATCTTGGCCCCATCTGTAgggaatggattggaatgggttACCAAAATATAGCATGATTATTGTACCTGAGCAATGACCACAGGGTCACCAGCTGGAAGACCTGCAACATGACTCCAAGGCTGTAGCCAGGATACTTATTAACGAACATATTAATCAAATAGAGAAATGGGTTCCAGTTAAAACTAGCCAATCCCtgtaaagaatattttgtaattatcAGCTGGGATTGAAGAAAGGAGTTCCCCTATAAACCCAGCTAAAACAACTGGAAGATCTTCAAATAACTGTAATAAATCTTCAATTCGGGAAGAAGTATAAGGAAGGTGTATGTTTTGAGGGTCATATCCTGTGAGCATTATAGTTCTACCTTTTATGATGATTTGAGATATAAGGGATACATAAGTGTTAATAGTATGTTTTTGTGTATTATTCAAGAAGATCCATTTTATCAAAATTAGGTGAGGGGTTAACTGTCCCAATAAACAGGTGAGAGAATCTCTAGTGGGGAATATAAACAACCAAAGGGGTTTCTGAGGACCTATTCAGTAGATCTTTTATTATTGAGGGCCTGGATTACTTGTTTAATCTCCTCTGCTTCAGGACAGATTTTAGCTTTAATCAttcttattatttataaattaatatatttcctttccttttctttctctcaacaTCACAAGGTGACAATTCCCAGCTTTCTATAACCTTGTTTTCTACTTCCTTACTGAGCTGGATAAATTCTCAATCCCCTgcttcctttatttgtttttgctatttatctcaccaaaaaaatcacaTAAGAATTCAAATATCTTTATCTCTCTTCTtgaattatcattatcattattatattatttatcatttattattattatattagacTCACATAGACCTTTTCTCACTTTGTGAACCAAGAAATGGTTAAACAACCtatttttacaatgttcatctcaGGCTATGAATGCATAGCAGAGAAGTTATATCCCAGTACCTAATTCAAACGTTGAGTAAATCACAAAGTAAAAATAACCTGCAGTCAGATTCTGACCTCCCCAGCTTGGCCAGAGCATAGGAATGAAAGAAGATCTTGGGATTAGCTTTAACAGTTAAAaggtaaaaaaccaaaactttccGTCCAGACACACAAGTACAACATTTGACAAACACAACTGATACAGGATGCACATAAAACATACATCAAtcttaatcattttctttttacttttacttcTATATTGTTCTAAATCCCAGTTCTGTAACTGAGATCCCATAGGACTATCCTCAGGAATCTGTAGTAGAGATTGGCCCACTGGTCTTATCCCTTAGAACCtacaactaggggcagctaggtggcgcagtggatagagcaccagccctggagtcaggaggacctgagttcaaatctggcctcagacacttaacacttactggctgtgtgacccagggcaagtcacttaaccccaatttgcctcaccaaaaaaaaaaaaaaaagaacctacaaCTAACTAAAATCCTTAAGACCTACAACTAACCAATCACCCATAATAGTACTTCATAGCTACTTTTCCTATCTGGGATTTGTGCACAAACTTATGTGGTCAATGAGCTCACTTTCTCATCTACTCCCTTCAGTCCAGaccacattttcatttttccagcTTTTGTGACACCAATTCTGCTCCTCTTTGGCCTTTGGAGATGGGACCAATTCCCTTGCCACTGACTGATCAGCCACTGAGAAAGTTTCAGTGGGATGTCCTGCTGATCAGGCAAGGGCTCCAGGGTGGCCCTGAGACCCCCCACAATCataataagttctttcagaggcagcttaAGGTTGACAAAAGtctttattgcattctcatgagaatggggcaCCCACAGTAAAGCCAATTAGTGAGAGCCTCTTCGATGAAATACTGTCATATGGTAGGACAAGTCATCATTCCTTGAGGGAGTGCTGTCCATGGGAATCATTGTTGAGGCTCACTGTTATTCTCTGTGGGCATTGAAAAAGCAaacctctctatctcttggaTGGAGAGGAATTGTAAAAAAAGCAATCCTTTAGATCAATTATTAATAAGGGCTTGTCCTTGGATAGGAGATTTGGATTGGCTAGTCCAAGGTGGAATGTCCCCATAGGTTGCATCACCTTATTGATAGCCCTGAGGTCATGTAGGTCACCTGCATTTCCCAGATTTTTTAGGAATAACAAATATGGGGGTGTTCCAGGGGCTAAAAGATTCCTCTATATGTTTTGTCCGTAACTGTTCTTGTACTAGAAGGTGAAGGTGGACTAGTCTGTCATTTTTTATGGGACATACATGTTTGTCTGTTTTCCATTTTAAAGGTATAGGGACCTTCAGGTCAGTGGCCTCTGCTAAAAATCCTGTATATGTATGGAGGCATTGCATTGTTGCAAAAAGTCCCTcctgaaaaaaagtaatttaactatatctaatctgaaaaattatagaactggaattatatggaaaattatatctatatgaaaaattataactttagaaaaattataatcgGGTTGTAAATACCTTCATgttcgccattcaaatgtgaaaatattttaacttactgGGGCCTaatttggctggggggggggggctaatctGGGGCCTTTTGACCAGCTGGCTATCtcactgctattaatttaatatgggctgtttaaaaatttctccacactgctcccaaataagcaaaagattaagaagcctcttaactaaataatcaaggcagaatttatttataaaaatcaaatgtaaacaataagggtaaagaaatgcaaattatacaacctgtctgcttttaatagaataagggccattgctgcctcttgccttagggtatgctccagctttctccaactttctcctccactccaactttcactttcactgctcagctcctttcttctaactccaagcccctttcacttgcgtctaactttcctctccgtactgcccctgtgtttctctcactgacctctccttccattctcctagtgctccagtgtcctttagttctcttaatcttctggccccTCCCAAGCTCCATACATCTGCCTCTTGCTCTAGTCCTTTAGCCTCCGATGTCCCTCTCCAttcccttaatcttgtcagcctgccccctttgctgtctaactccctgattatatatatatatatatatatatatatatatatattagagagagagagagagagagagagagagagagagagagagagagagagagatcttccttctctccactcaaacctcagggctttttgcgcccgccccccccccaccaagctaATCCGATGGCACtttagctggggggggggggagatgggatggaatgggatgctTGAGTGTCTCATTcgtaccatacccagggctccaggggcctgtgccccctgatgtgcgcccagggacctctgcacaggctatACCAGAGAACGGCCTAGACAAGCccgggatctcttggatagatacACTGGGGGCGAAGGGaactggggcttttccccccagctgtcttaCCTGgagtcttgtatagcccatggggctttatTTTGCTCAGCTggagctgagggggaggggcaccagcccttcacacagaaaaaaaccttgagggcctaaggctttctaatctcagcccaaaggtagggttcccaaatcaaaataaatttccacaatatggaacaagaattcttaacctggaaGTTCTTGACCTCGTATGGGGAAGGGGGAATATTTTTATTTCGTTGTGAttgatttcctttctaattctatttattttattttattcatttaagagttattctaagaaggggtctatgacacagaAAATTGCAGTTTCCTTGAAGACATTACAATCAATCAAAAGAGTCTGGCCTATCCATCCACCATAGAAAACACTCAAAGATAATGTCTTATGAAGTATTCTCTCACAAACTAGGGGGCTAGGTGGAAAAGAGGATACAGCCTCTGGGATTTTTCATATATTCAGGGAAATATCGGGGGAATCTCCATATGGCACTGAGATATGAAACACCTTGCCTACAAAGAACTAAAAGTGACTATTATATTATTTAGTAGAGAGACATGCATGATGGGTAGGAATAgatctttaaaactaaattataAGAATTGctcatgtatgacctatatctgtcGGCTCACCTCCTCAGGAAGGTGGAAgttgatagaatttggaactcacaactataaatacaaatgtttattgagaaaaaaatgttatcaagTCATTGTGTGACCCAAGATAATATGGGATAGTATCTTGTCAAGATCAAGGAATGACAGACTGACAACCAGACTGTTCCATGGGTACTGAAATTCCAGGGAGCTTAGACCCTTTCAGTATGTAGTTGTTTTGTTTCCAAACCTACAGGTCCATAAGAATTAtccagaaaggggaggggagctCCACTAATAAtgatcagaggaagaagagacccAGTGATAGAACCCATCAGCTGGGAGTCATTTCCTATGTCCCTTACCTGAATCCTCAACAAATATCAAGTAGGTCTATTTTCAAGTCACATGACTAGGGTGTTCTGAATAACACAAAgacttgaaaaccatgacaagCACTTCACAGTCTTAGAGATGCACATAAGGAGGAGTGATGTGGccaggaagaatttatgacttaAATTTCTTACCAAGACATTTACTCTAAGCATTATGAAGACCTTAAAGGAATAGTTGCGACCATCACTGCTGCCATGAGACTTTGAACACTAGAGAGATAAGTCCCAGGGATAGCGATCCAAATcggtaaatacaagataatccAAGTAATAAGAGTGATCAAAGAAAGGCTTGGTAGAGAAGAGCACTGGAGCTCTTCTACTTCTGCCTACTTGGTACCATCTCACCCTTTGAATAAGGCCAGTTCTCTAGACACCATTGCCCTGGGAAAGTTAATCCACTTGTTTTTGGAAATTCCATGCTGAAGTAGAGCTCTCTTTACTGTCAACTGTGCAAGGCCAACCTTACCAAGACCACTATATCTAGTGGATTCTAAAACCCAGGGCTTCAGAAAGTATTACTTGTGCTTTGAACATGCATCCCTCAGTATTAAAAACAGTTAAGTGTACCTCTGCTCCTGAAGATGTCTTCAGTGTGTAGATTCAAGACACAGCACTGAAAAGTGTTCCTATCTttgatagaagaaaatttaaaattatgtttaagAACTCCCAATGTAGAAGCATATGCCATACTTACTTTCCAGTACTCCATACAACACAGAAGTTGAGAGGGCATAAGCCTCAGTCAACTCCATGAGGGGAAGGATAGCAGGAGACCGAATTATGTCCCACCCACATGACCATAACCAGACATCCATAGAGCCAATTTCTTTCTACACAAGATCAGACTCTTGTTCAACCACTGGAATCAGagatttaagagttggaaggaatcttaaggGCAAACTTTTTAAACctcatatagatgaggaaactgaaagtcaGGGAGGTGAGTGACTCACTCAAAGCTACACATGGTAAAGAGGAAAAATGCAGTTTAACAGAGCCAggactcactcactcactcactcacacacacacacacacacacacacacacacacacacacacacacacacacatacacacacacacacacacacacacacacactctctctctctctctctctctctctctctctctctctctcgatttGCCTGGAACTTGATAAAAACAATAATGTCTCAAAGTAAATCTTCTCTCACAAAATAGGTGCTAAGTGGTGAAGAAGATATAGCTAAGTTTGCAGGGACCTCTGGGATTTTTCTCCCTATATTCTGGAAAACTCCATGAAAGCAGAGGTGGTGGTCTCCTATCTGAGCTTTGGCTAGAGTTTGCAGCCAGGCACTATGAGTGATACAAAGTAGGTACCAAAGAAAGGAATCTTGATTACACTATGGCTGTAAGCTATTAAAGAAGTTTAAATTCTTTGCTACAGTTTCCTTTGTATCTTTCCTAAAGGCAGGTTGGCAACCAGATTAATATACTAaaaataccaatgaaataacCAGCACCTGTACTGTAACAAAGCCTAACTAAGCCTAACGGAGAGGCCCAGAAGAATCCAGGTGCCTCTGCTGCTCCCTGTTCACTCTCTCTTGACTGGGCTGAAGGCCACGCCCACCTTGTGACATCAGAGGCCAACGCCCCTGGAGACCAAGTTTACTTCACAGCCACAGCCTGTGGAGATCAGACTCCTTCCTCAGCTACAGCCTGTGGAGACCAGACTTCTACCTCAACAGGCCTCCCCAGGGCCCAGCTGCTGCCATCCGCCACTGCCATGGCTCAGTACAAGGGGGCTGCCAGTGAGGCTGGCCGTGCCATGCATCTCATGAAGAAGCGGGAAAAGCAGAGGGAGAAGATGGAGCAGATGAAGCAGAGGATCACTGAGGAGAACATTATGAAGTCAAACATTGACAAGAAATTCTCAGCTCATTATGATGCAGTAGAGGCCGAGCTCAAGTCCAGCACTGTGGGTCTTGTGACCCTGAATGACATGAAGGCCAAGCAGGAAGCGCTGGTGAAGGAGCGTGAAAAGCAGCTGGCTAAGAAGGAACAATCCAAAGAACTGCAGCTGAAGCTAGAGAAACTTCGAGAAAAGCAACGCAGGAAGGAAGAGAAGCGAAAGATCTCCAGCCTCTCCTTCACCTTggatgaggaagaagatgaggaagatcAAGAAGGGGAAGGCAATGTAGACCTCAACAGGAACAGACACGGTTCCTCCCTTCAGAGAGGCGATAGTCTAAATGGAGAAGAGGTCccttcaaagaagagaaaattaggCAAGAACCCGGATGTGGACACAAGCTTTCTTCCTGACCGTGAacgagaggaagaggaaaataggCTCAGAGAGGAACTTCGGCAGGAATGGGAGGCCAAGCAGGAGAAGATCAAGAGTGAGGAAATTGAAATCACCTTCAGCTACTGGGATGGCTCTGGGCACAGAAGGACAGTACAGATGAAGAAGGGGAACACAATGCAACAGTTCCTGCAGAAGGCCCTGGAGATCCTGAGGAAAGACTTCAGTGAGCTGAGGTCAGCAGGAGTGGAGCAGCTGATGTACATCAAGGAGGATCTGATTATACCTCATCACCACAGCTTCTATGACTTCATCGTCACCAAAGCCAGAGGGAAGAGTGGCCCACTCTTTAACTTTGACGTGCATGATGATGTTCGCCTGCTCAATGATGCCACAGTCGAGAAGGATGAGTCACACGCAGGAAAGGTGGTGCTAAGAAGTTGGTATGAGAAGAACAAGCATATTTTCCCAGCCAGCCGCTGGGAGCCCTATGACCCAGAGAAAAAGTGGGACAAGTACACGATCAGATGAGCCACTGTAAAGACAACATCTCATTTTGTCACCTGACCTCTCCTCCATCCCCACCTACTCACCCATCCACTCTCTCTTTGGTTAGGCCTGACACAAGAGTAGCACCAGCCTCTAGacacccttccttcctccttgctTCTCCTAACCCTGCTTCCCTTTTCCCATCACGGGCCTTCATCCTTCCATTTCTAGGTGTATCTGGGGCCCCTAGGTCCACACATCCAACTGGGAAGCAGACCCTGGGACTGGCACAGACTAGGTGGGGCTGTGGAAGAATTGGTCCCTGGATTTCTACTCCCTACTCTGTTATTTACATGTTTCTTAATTtacaataaaataaacttttgtgTGGGAACTAGAGCCCCTTAAGAAAAAAGATTGCCAGAATCCTTTCCTTCCAGAAAGTTATGACATCAATACTTGTTCCAAAGTACAAGGACTTCCTGAATGTGCACCTGCTCTTGGTTTATGCTCTcacatacccccccccccaaaccaagcAAGAAGGATCAAGGCAAACTACTTTGATTTATCATCCTGTGGTCAAGACTAGAGtaagcaccaccaccaccaggtaTGATAGAGAGCAAAGGTTGAATGCTCATCTCCTGGACAAGGATTGTTCTTGCTTGTAGAGAACACATGCCTAAAACCTATCCTCCtgtgagagaaaaataataagaatgcATTTCTAGTGGCAACCTAGAGATCAGTTTcaatcctttctccctctccacagAAAGTTCAGTTCCAGAAAATCTTGtttgggacaagcccaagggagcTGATGGGATTAAAACACACctagatgggcagctagatggcacagtggataaagcaccagccctggattcaggagttcaaatccagcctcagacacttggcacttactggctgtgtgaccatgggcaagtcctttaacaaagccccattgccccccacaaagcaagaacaacaaaaaaaaaagaaaaaacacttagGTACCAGACATtgcctttgccctcaaggaatgaGAGGGAAgccagagaggagaggaagtagagaaggAAGTACAAGAGAGACATACTcaagtaaaagagaaagatggaagagaTAAGTGAGAGGACAACAGGAGAAACTTAAGATCAATAAAAAGGTGCAAAGGAAGGAACAGGTGCTAAACACCATGAACCCTGAGGAAATACACACAAACCAATGTATTTTAGCTCCCCTAAAGGAAATCTCTAGAAATCTGGTTCCAGTAGCTGAGACTTCACTAATTCACTAATTCAGCCTTCACTAATTTGCTACTACTGCTATAGGCAAGGGCATATTTTACAGGAATATAGCACAAGACCTTAGACAAATGAGATTTGGGGACTTTAGAAACTCCCAGAGGGGGCAAATCCAAAACAGTTCTAGGATTGGACAGGCACACAGTAAGCAGTCTGCTTCCCTGAGAGCACATATTAATGGGTTCCTACAACAGCTGGTTTCCTAGTTATCGTTTAAGGTGTTGGACACCTTAAACATGGAGGGAATTTGTAGACATTTACCTGTGGGAACATGGTGGCAGTAAGAATTCAACCATTACGATCATCTGAGGTTTAACTGACATTGAAAGAGTTTCATTCGTGATGGGTAATGAAGGCTACAGCACAATTATTAGAATTCTCATCTGAGATTTATTCTGAAGACTCAATGCTCTGGAACAGTGATACAATATTTCATCTCTACCTAGATTACCAGGGACTGAAAAAACAATctccagggcaggtaggtggtggaTGGAGCACccgccctagattcaagaggacctgagttcagataaggcctcagacacttaacacttactagctgtgtgaccctgggcaagtcacttaaccccaa
It encodes the following:
- the LOC122729945 gene encoding protein FAM50A-like isoform X2, with the translated sequence MAQYKGAASEAGRAMHLMKKREKQREKMEQMKQRITEENIMKSNIDKKFSAHYDAVEAELKSSTVGLVTLNDMKAKQEALVKEREKQLAKKEQSKELQLKLEKLREKQRRKEEKRKISSLSFTLDEEEDEEDQEGEGNKRKLGKNPDVDTSFLPDREREEEENRLREELRQEWEAKQEKIKSEEIEITFSYWDGSGHRRTVQMKKGNTMQQFLQKALEILRKDFSELRSAGVEQLMYIKEDLIIPHHHSFYDFIVTKARGKSGPLFNFDVHDDVRLLNDATVEKDESHAGKVVLRSWYEKNKHIFPASRWEPYDPEKKWDKYTIR
- the LOC122729945 gene encoding protein FAM50A-like isoform X1 is translated as MAQYKGAASEAGRAMHLMKKREKQREKMEQMKQRITEENIMKSNIDKKFSAHYDAVEAELKSSTVGLVTLNDMKAKQEALVKEREKQLAKKEQSKELQLKLEKLREKQRRKEEKRKISSLSFTLDEEEDEEDQEGEGNVDLNRNRHGSSLQRGDSLNGEEVPSKKRKLGKNPDVDTSFLPDREREEEENRLREELRQEWEAKQEKIKSEEIEITFSYWDGSGHRRTVQMKKGNTMQQFLQKALEILRKDFSELRSAGVEQLMYIKEDLIIPHHHSFYDFIVTKARGKSGPLFNFDVHDDVRLLNDATVEKDESHAGKVVLRSWYEKNKHIFPASRWEPYDPEKKWDKYTIR